The Nicotiana sylvestris chromosome 6, ASM39365v2, whole genome shotgun sequence genomic sequence AACTATTTGctgttttaccatcattctcaaaagtattttattttgtctcttgattatcagtaacccgaatttctttttagctttgaccaaagactcagatttttggttaaacacttgTAAATCTGTTATAAGGTCGGTATATTTTAAACACTCTGCTATAATTAGAAGATATTTCTCTAGCCTCAAGTGAAATTGAGATGTTGCTTTCCTTCTATCAGGTTTTTTCACCAAACTATACTCTTCTACCTGAAAGGAGCAATCCTGATGTAATGGCAATTGATATCAGGTAAGTGCATCAGGTTGTCAGTTGTATAATATTTGGTTTGTTCTTACAAATCTTACAGACACATTTATGTGTAATATACACCTTATCGAAacaaatataatatttggttttattacgcatttttatggtactaatatttGGTTTTATGGttttattgcttttttgagccgaaggtctcctggaaacagtctctctacccttcggggtagaggtaaggtctgcgtacatattaccctccccagaccccacttgtgggattatactgggtcgttgttgttgttgttgttgttgttgttgttgttgtatacacCTTATCGAAACAAAAAAAATTCTGTTGTAAGACACCTTTTGAGGTTGTGGTGCATTTGAATTTGCTGTATAATTTTGGACAAACTGGTTTTATAGGTTCATCTTCTTCCACTATTCTACATCAATTGGTTAGTAAATAAGGATTAGTCGTAACTTGCTTAATTGGCCTCCTTAACGGAAGACAAGATATAAGCAAGTTCAGTTCTGTTAAACAGTTTATGAAAATACAAGATCAGAAGACTTTTTTTGCTTACCTTAAATGGCTGTTTGGCATCAGTTCTCTTGCCTGCTTAATTTCTGTACACTACTTGTTTCTGGAATAGATCAATATTCTTATCTTCATCTGGATCACTATCAGAAAGTTGGAGGAACTTACTCTAAACAGATGAATATTTAATAAGTCGATTGGATTTTGTAATGTAATCGtttgatttttgaagtaaacGTTGAAGACTAAATATACCCCTAAAGTATTTGATTTAGAGCGGATTTATCCCCGTTCAAAAAGTGGCCTATTCATACCCCTGCCGTTACACATTTGGCTCGAGTTTGCCCTTTTTTCTAACAGAAATCATCTACCTAAATTTAAAATGCTTTTCctcatttaaaaaataaaataaaaatccacTCACCTCACCGATCTAATGAACCATAACACACACCCCTTCTTTCACCCCACCACACCCTGCTCTAATACTAGCTCTTCACACACGCGCACCCACTCAGAGAAAGGAGTTGTGTAATGGCTGTATCTGTGCATCAAAAGATGAAGAACACCAGCAACAACACTAAGCTCCCAACGATTACATTCTCCGAACCAGATCTTTTTCACAAACTGCCTAAAAATACTTGTAAACAGCCTCGCTGGAAGACGAAAAATTTTGCCGCCGCCCGAGTGAAGTTGCGAAGAAATATTGGAGGAGCGAGGAGCAGGCCTGAAACTCCTCTTCTCCAATGGAAGCTTAACAAGCATATTCATCACAATGCTTGTATGACGGAGGAGAAGTCGCTTGATCAAAAGTGTAGCCAGAATGTTAGAAGTGTGATTTTTGCTAGGAAGTTAGCTGCTGGACCCTTTATGCTACCACAAGAGCTCCACCATTGAAACCACCTCAAACAGCCACCATCTCGTCCTCCGTTTACATCACCTGAACTCCATTTTTTACAGGCAACGGAACTCCAAAATCAGTTGTTTTTAGTAACCAGAGGTCCACCCATTATCATCTTTCTGTACGCGGCTCTTTTCAGTCAAGTAGAGATAGGGTTTGTCGTTCGAGGTCCGCGACGAGGGGTTGGTATGGGACCATAGATTCTGTGATTTCTGTTAGATTGGGGTtggtttttttttgggggggtggGGGTGTTGTGTGTGTGTATTAGAGTTAATTAGATTAgagctattttttttattttttttggcaatccgctaggcaagcgcctagggctagttttttattaataaatgaaaataaaaatgcaacaattagGAAAAATACAAATTAGGGAGACAATAGCACCGGTTTTGTTACTTATAtgtcttggctatataatcactcctttGCGCCTCACATTACCTTAAGatgacagcctcatgtagaggattcatggtgtagctgccggcaaagtctcacgaggtcatataatctcatagccgtgtggatatttttccaaagaCATGGGACCAAGCAACACAtaccgggctaaaccttaccttactattcCTATTGAGGCATGGAATTAGAGCTATTTGTACCCCTGTCATTACACTTTTTCCTTGGATTTGCCTTTTTTGCCACGTGAAACAGGGGTATGAATAGTCCACTTTAAACGGAGGGTAAATCTCTTTTAAATCAAATACTCTAGGGGAAAAATTAGACCTCTGCCCGAAATATATTACAATATCTCATATTGGTTGAGGAGTGAGCTATTATTTCATTATATGGGATTGGTTAGCTTCAACGTCCATTTTCTTTATGTGGTATCAGAACCAAACTCATCCTTGTTCTTGGTTTACCCAATGTTGGGGCCCATCTCATATTGTCACACTTCAAATGTCCAGTCCTGGGCGTGCCAGGAAGGGGGAGGTGCCAAAGTGTCTCACATTTAATGAGGgaatttcttttattgttttggGCTATCCTCACGTTACTAGCTAGCTTTTAGGATCAAATTAGATCCCCAGTGCATTTTCTTTACATAATAGAAACTTGGAATCTTGTTATGTGAAATATTATAAGTAGATCTGATATTAGTGTTCTCTAGTCTGTGCAAATGATTGAGCTCCCAAAGTAATATGACTATAAAACCCAGAAGTTAAAATTCACTGGGAAAGGGCTGGGGGAATGGCATGGTTCTGTCTTTCTATCTTATTTGTCTCAAGGAGTCGAGATTTATAATCATATAGGAGCTGCTTCTGTTCTAAACTCTCCTTAATGAGAATTATCTCATGTTGGTCGCTACCAAACAATTAACCTTGTGCATGAGCAAGTTCTTTACATTGATAGGCTAATTAGGTTGTTGTGTTGAAATGATTGTGTTGCAGTGAAttttttctgaaatcagtagcTAAAGAGCTTTCACGAGAATTCTTTTGGGAAATCAATCCTTTTGAATTGTAATTTGGAACTCATATTAAAGGTTGTTGCATAAATTTTATTCTTATAGATTACAGATAAATTTACAACAGAATCTcctattgttttatttatatcagTGGTCAATGGTGAAGCAGCACAGTAGGATCCAACTACACTTATGCATATATTCTCAAATGTCATGTTTCCAGCATCTACCTAAATACTCTCTTTGTGATTTGTGATTTGAGTTTTCAAGTTTTCTGACTTTTTTTTTGTCCTATTGTTTAAATCAGGCAAGCATGGCCCAAGAGTGGATATTAGAGATCCTTACTTTTTCCTGGCCTTCGCTGCAGTTGAGCGTCAAATTCCTGCAACCAGAGTATGATGATTGTGCCGTTACTTGCAGTGGGAATCTAGCAAATGTAAATGTGAGGATTTGAGTTCACAGGCTGTTTTCATCTCATATAGGAgtgacaaaatggttaaaagaaaacagttaaccaccatattatccactaaaaatgggttggataatgaactttctaaaaacgggtcaaatatggataagaactatattatccatttagaaaatggataaccaatgagtctaacttttatatttgtaaaccctcaaattgggggttcctcaagttagggagactaaggattctcccaaaagtgatcatatataagaagtcatggataatatgggtaatcCATATTATCcttacccatattatccgccggttaacccgttttttatccgtattaaatatgggtcgggtcggataattgatccgttttcattacccgttttcgacccGACCCGGCTATTTGCCACTCCTAATCTCACATATTAGATGTCATTAAAACAAGGAAATTTTACGACCTATAGAATACATTAGTACCctatttatattaaataaataccattttaaaatattacattcTATAAATATCTTTTATTCTTTATAGCAAAAAATCTAAATATAGTTTCATCCTACAAttaaggcaccatatatgctaaaaaatatttttctctctccttttttgtattttctctcaCCTAATTACTGTATAACTCCTAAACACGTTCTCTCTCTCTTTTACATTGTGAAATATGCaatgtattcaactgtatttttGTTTGCAACTGTTCAATTTTCCAGTAAGTTTTcaaatgtattcatatgtatccagcttacttattttttatgtcatgtGTGTGGTATCTAGTTTTTAATATGTATTTAGCCTTGTTACTGTATTTAGTCTTCTGTAAGTGTTTGTAGTTGTATTGATATGTATTCAAAACTGATTTGCTATGAAATATGCAATTCTGTAAGTGTTTGCTCTGTTTTTTGCTTCTTTTCACGAAAAAGGGAGAAGATTATTCTGCTTTCTTTGGGCAGATTAATGTGTACTCGTATTATTTctttgagttaaattaggagactaTCATGTGAATTTATTTCCTTCCGTTTTTAACAAGTTTAACTCCCCAGAATTTGCGCAAAAatgttactgtattttatttgtaTTAAGCTTGAatacagataaatacaaataccCATTAGCTGGAGTTCCCGTTTTTACGCctattttttggttgtattaatgaatacaactgcttaaatacatgaaatacattgtataaaaacataaaaagtATCTATAACAAGTAATATAACAAAGGGTATCTATAAATGACTAATTAGGGCtaaaagatggtgctttatgaaaaattctcttAAAACAATTGGTAATCCATATGATATTTCTAATGAAACTGTTAGTCATCTGCATTTTGTTGAGGTAATGCTTCATTTAATTAGTCAATGGGGAGGCAGTACTAATACTTAATTATTCTATGTTAATTGAACTTGGCTTGTATAGAGAAAAAGTGTATCAGATTGAAATCCAGGCACTTTCTATTTTTTGCTAGATGTGCTCATGCAAATCCAGGTAAATTTGGATAGGAAAGGTTTATGTTTTTTGTGCTTACACTTGGAGTTTAACATAAACGTTATATCCATTTTTCTTGCAGTTCATTTCTTGAAAATGTAGCTGACAGTTTTGGTGAAAAGCTTGACCTTTCAATTTTGAAATTCTTTTTCAGTGAAGCAAACACTTGCTACCAGTTATTTCTCCTTTTTCTGCCGAAGTAGTCTCTCTATTTTACATGGACAGTAAGTAGTTCTTTATAAAGTTTAGTTGAAAGCTAATTTTTGTTCTtacccttttttttttccttttccagcAAAGCAAAATGGTTTAACCAACGTTAagacttttgtttttcttttactcTCTTCTTAATTAGTTTTAAGCCGAGAAGCCTGTCAAGAAATTCAGGATGTTGAAGAACCGATAAATGCAAAAAGACGCACACTTCGAGAGGAGGTTGTATGCATGAACCTTCTATCAAAGGTCAATCCATCTTCCACCTCCTTTATGTGGATTTGGAATCTCCATTACCCCAACAAAATAAAGTTCTTCCTTTGGCAATGCATGCATAATCGTACCTCTTGCCGAGCTTATCTAGCTAAAATATGAATCAATATTGATGCTACATGTACTATTTGCAAAATTGGGGTGGAGGACATCCAACACATTTTTATTAAATGTCTAGTCTCTAATCGTTTTTGGGAGAATATGGGCCTTCCTTTCCTAAATATTAGTGTGATACAAATTGGCTAGTGAAGCTGAGGGATATCTTCATTCAAAGTAGTAATCACCAGATTAATTGGGATACTTTAATTCCCTTCTCTATCTGGGAAATATGGAAAAACAAGAATCATAATAATATCAACAATCTTAATCGTAACCTGGAAGCAAGAAAGATTATTCATCTAGCATGGGAATTCAAGTTCTTCACGGAGAAAAATCCCTTCATgctcaaaaaaatcaaaattgaaatcaatTGGGACAAACCACCCAAAGGTATGATTAAATTAAATTGTGATAGGTGTCTTTTCTAGTAGCAATGATGCAGCTGGGTTTGGTGATGCATTCCGAAATAGCAATGGAGACTGGATTGTGGAATTCCACAAAGCAAGTCAAGCAATTTCACATACGCATGCAGAGTTCATGGCATTACTAGAAGGACTAAAAAATGCTAAAGAAATGAACTTCCTAAACTTGGAAATTGAAACTAATTGTACGGAAGTCATCAAGCTTATATATGAGGATAGTTATAACTTCTCTAACATTGTTTCTGATTGCAGATGGTTAATGCACCCATTGAAGCTCCCACAACTGAAGCATAATTTAAGGGAAGGAAATGAAGTGGCACATATGCTGGCCAAAGAAGCTATCAAGAGCCCACCCTCTACTAAGTGTTTTTACCATGCTTGTCCACCCTTTTTTGTTGAACAAAAAGTGATCAAGAACAAGCATGGTGCTTGTAATAGCATTAAGAATACTTCTACTACTATTTGAAACTATTTGGCAACTATGGGCAATAATAATGCCCTAAAATTATCTACTATGTCTATGTAACTTTTGTTTATGTAATATAATTATCCGTATTTTGTGTCAAAAAAAATGAATATGATAACATTGGACCTAAGAAAATAACaatcaaacaaaaaaaagagaaaagtagACAGCAAACAAATCTAGGAAGCAAGTAATAAAAATACGGAAATTCATGCGCTGAAATTTATCCGAAAATCCACAACAGCACAGAAAGTATTAGAGGCAATACGATCATATAATTGAAACATGCAAAACACATAGTTTTAGTTTTTCTCCCCTACACATGCAGAGTTGATGGCATTACTAGAAGGATTAAGGGGTAGTCGAGCGGTTTTCCTCTTTGTCCCTGTTTCTCTTTTTGTTCCGGCGAGTATGATAGTGTTTTTGTCTAGCACTACTAGCGATTTATGTTATGTTTCACATTTTTGCATAATATTTGTGTTACTGCTTTTCTATTTATTTGTTATCTCTCacattgttgatattattttgggttTTTGTTGTTACAGATCTAGTGTCtatgagccgagggtctcccggaAAAAGCCTCTCTATTCCCTCCGGGGTAgagataaggtctgcgtatacactactcTCCCCAGATCCCACTGGTGGGATTCTATTGGGTCgttgttcttgttgttgttgcaCCACAAAGTATTTATTACTTTTTCCATCCCAATTTAGTTGTCCAATTTTAATTTTCCGAttattatgaaaaaaataaaagaatacaaattatttatatttctctcttaaataatttttttatggaAACAAGGAATTCTAAAGAAGTCATGAATGAACAGTTATGATTCTTTCTTCTATAGTATGTTAAGAATATTATATTTATGGAAAGATTTAAACTCCTAAATATTAATAGTtcttacataattcaaataaggaaagaattaatagttaaaattttagttaattttaaagtcataaaaattaagaaaataatataatgaCAATGACTATTTTGTGTGTGAATTCTATTTTAAGGGGTAAAAAAGATGAACGATATTTTGCTAAAGAGCTTCATACTtttaatataataatataatatagatataaattTTTTGGTAATAAATTTATATGACTACTCATTAAAAGGACTAAACTCAGTAGATGTGGATTTCAGGTTTGTAATTCTTCTTAATTGGATTAATTTCACAATTCATAGTGTTTCAGAAAGTAAATTAAAGTACTTTTGGAAGCAATAAATTGTTTAGTTGGAGTCCATAAAAGCTTTTTTTGGTGTGCATGTAAGACTACACTTCTTTCTTCATGATTAATCAACTTGCTATAATTCAGCACTAGGTGGCTCAAGGGGGAGGTTAGTAAAGTGCTTTAGGCCCCTAAAAATATTTTTAGTTGTGACTTTACAATCTTTTTTTCGCTTAGAAGtttatagaaaaaagaaaaaaatacaaaatccttataaaaaaagaaagaaaaactatCTATTTTTTAACAATAAAAAGATTTTAGAACTTTGAATTAAGATACTCACATCTTCATATTGATAAATAACGTTTATTACAATAAGATCCAAGGTAACAAATTGTAAATACATGGCTAACATCTTATAAACTTGAATTTTCTTACCAATGtaaatataaatattatattttataagATAACTTCATAACATGCAAAAAAAGAAACCAATGTAATATTAATACTATATTATGCAAGATAACTATACGatagacaaaaaaaataaaaaattaaggcCACTGATCAAAATTTGACTTTAGGCCACGACTTTTATTGAGACGCCTTTGATTCAGCAATACTATAAGACAGAGACAAGTTTAACACAGTAGATTTACTTTTATACATCTTTCACCAAAAGCAAGATCACAAGGAAATGGAACattaatttactttttttttccgGACTAAGTAAACTATATGTTGTTCCAAATAACACAAAGTACAAGAAATTCTACCAATAATCCAAACAAGAACAAGTCCCATTTCTAAAGTGATGAAACCTAGATCTATCTCTTACTATAATTTCCCTCTCATAAATTCTTGAAATAAGCTTAGTAGCTGCATGGCAGTCACTGCAGACCCTTAGGTTTTTTATGATTCTAATAGGGGCACCAGAATTAGATGCAATAAGAGCATAAGCTATGGCTAACCTTTCACTATGGTATGAAAGCGCAtcttccttctcttcttcttcaatgtCAAACAACACTTCTCTTGTTCCTGACTTATGACCCTGTTCTTGCAGCCTTCTATTCATCTCATCTAGCTTCAGATATATCCGTTTAGCGTGTGGATGAGTCTTATCGCCAATAAGGAACTCGTGCATAGCACCATCAATATCGACAATGCTACTACCAGGAGCTTTGTCGATTCCATGATCTTTCATCAATTTCCTTACATTTTTCACATCATCCCACTTGTTCAAGCTAGCGTACATATTCGATAACAACACATAATTCCCGCTAGTCTTTGGATCTAGCTGTATCAACTGTTTTAATGCTGATTTACCTACCTCTAAGTTACCATGAACATGAGCAGCTCCAAGTAAAGATCTCCAAAGAACTGCATTTGGCTTCATAGGAATGGTCTGAACTATTTCCTCAGCCTCCTTCACCCGGCCTGCTCGACCCAAAAGATCCACTAAGGTCCCATAATGCTCAAGCTTAGGCTCAATTCCATAATCCTCCTTCATTGACTCAAAAAATTCGCAACCTTGATCAACCAACCCCACATGAGAGCAAGCACATATTATAACTAGCATAGTTACATCATCAGGAACCAAACCTTCTAATTCCATTTTCTCGAAAAGGTCAAGAGCCTCCAGCCCAAGGCCATGCACTGCAAGTCCTCTAATCATGGCATTATAACAATACGTGTCTCTTTCGAACAATTGATCGAACAACTGTCGAGCAATATCAAGACGGCCACAATTTGCATACATGGTGACTAAAGTTGTGCCAACGAAGCGGTTGAGCTTGAGGCCATTCCTAAGCACAAAAGAATGAGCCCATATCCCCTGACTAAGCGCACCCAAATCAGCACAAGCACTAATCAACGCCACCAAACTAACTTCATTAGGACTGGTCAAAGATTTCTGCATTTGATTAAACAAAAGCAAAACTTCCAATGACAAATTAGTGCTATCATAAGCATTATCAAAACTGGCTTCCGATTGAAcagaagtattatgggcataAGCTGTAAGTATGGAGTTCCAAGAAGCTAAATCTGGTCTTGTGATTTGATCAAAGAGGAATCTTGCAACCCCCAATTCACCACTCATGGAGTAGAAATTAAGCAACGAGGCTTGAACAAAATGATCATAAGGTGGTTCAAGGAATTTCAAGACATGGGTATGCAAGGCgcggccatgttgaagccatggTTGAGAACTACAAGCCTTAAAAAGAGAGGGGTAGGTGTAATTATTGGGCTTGAGAGTGGTTTGAGTGAGAATACGAGAGTAAAGAGCTAAGgaaaagtgaagttgatcatcttTCCTAGCAAGGGATGATGAGATGAGGGTGTTGAAAAGGAAAATTGTTGGATTGCTTACTTGGTTGAAAATGGTTAGCGCATAGGAGTTGGTGGCAGCTAGGGTGGAAGACGAAATAAGTATGCGACTGAGAGGGTAAGTGTGGAGAATAAGCCCAGTTGTGATCATTTGAGCATGCACTTGCTTAAGAGTGGCTATGTTTTTGCATTGTTCTATGAGTTTGAATATTGGGTGGACAGATTTTGGGCTCAATGTATTCATGTGATGTGCTCGAAGCTTTGTGAGACAAACATTACCTTTCACAAGTCACTAGTGCAAAATGAGATTTCTTCTTTTGATGGTGCACTTGCACAGGATTAACCGCACGACAGAACTCAACAACAATTCAGATCATGCCCACATCTGAAAATTAAATAAAGACATAATTAGAACTCATCATTTCAACATATACAAATTTAGCACTTATATGAACAAAAATCATACATATGGTCATTATGGCCaagatttctttctttttttaatcgATTTAGTTACAGACTGATATAAAAATTTGTTCAAATAATCTCACCAGCTCAGATCACATCACTTTCAATTAGGATAGTTGTCACATCCTTTTTTTTACAAACTTCActcaaccctcctaaaataataaaagatttaGTAAAGCTTAAAAAAGGTTTTCCAATTAGAACGTGACAAAAATTGTATTCAAAAggaaaataactcagagtcgccacctgattTTGATTTCGATGTGCCAGGTCACCATTTTtcttaaaatgatttttctttttaaaacatTTAAAACTCCAAAACCAAGTccgcaccagagattcgggtaatggggttcatttgactcggggagaaggtgttaggcactccccaaggcccgtaactagtacggttgcatacaTGGTCAAgtcggcttttaaaatattcgaattgaggtaaaacaaacacagaaaaataaacacacaaaagggactcgaggtcgtccccacctaataaaagaaaataaaaataaaaataaaatcctgCAAGCTCTACTCTTAGCCTCCAAATACAAGTACTACGGGGCATAcccctgaaataaaatatagtaTACAAATCcctcggggcattccccggataaatttaactaagggaacgacctctcacctcatataaaagaaaataaaaggaaaatcctAATATATTCACCTACCCGTACATTAACGGCCTAAACATACTACTAGCAATGTTAAAGGCAATTAAATAAAAGTAGTAAGACGTTTAAGGTCCAATTTCTTCTCCATGTTCAATAGCAAATGTTTCTGTTTCTATTCAATGGCAATTTTCTTCCCCACGAAATTGAGGTCAAATAGCAGATTAGCCATTCAACTTGCATGACTAAAATCAGTTTAATACTCCTTTTTTTACATCATTAAGGCAAAACATACAATCAGATTTTGATTGTTCTAAAATCAAATAACAGTGCATGACTAAAATCAGATTAGCCACGAAATTCACATTAAGGCAAATGTTCCATTCAATAGTCAAATATCAATGAATTCACAGAATCAGACGGATAGGACCTTGATAAGCTTTAAAGGAACAAAATTGGGAAAGAATTTTGACCTCAGTTTCGTGAAATCGAATCAAACGGATAGGACCTTGATAAGCGACGGATTGGCTAGAGCTGGAACAGAACCTCGGACAGCCAGCTCGACGGATTCAAGCCACCTCAAAACGAAACCTCGATCGGACTTCGACAAGGAACCAGTAGAAATAGTCATCGAAACTCAGTCGGAAAACTCAAAACTCGCCGGAAAAGGATGCTAAACGAGCTGGGTTCTGGGTGATTACTCTCGAGCTTCGATTTCGAGTGTAGAAGACATGGTTATGGGTGAGAGCCCTAGTTAAGCCCTGCTTTGGGTGTAAAATCACGAACAAATACAAATACTACATACACAGAGAAAGATGTAAGGGTTTTGCCGATGAACTGAAAATCGCAGGAACCGTTGGTCAGTTCTCCACCATTCTCATTTGTGGGCCTAGTAGATGGGCCGAAATGTTCCTTCACCTGTTGGATTGGAGACTTGTAAACGTAAAAATTAGCCCGGATGGCTAGTTTTTAAATTGTAGTAATATGTCACTTTTTGGGGGTGGTTTTTAAGTTTCGACCCTCATTTGCCACTTGAGCAGGAGTTCAAAGGTTAAAAGTTATAATTATTGTTCATGGGACAAGCGAGAGGCAACACTTGTTAAATTTGAAGTTCTGCCAATGGGACAAGCGGGGACAAAAATTCAATATCATCTACTTTTGAGGGTTATTTGTGCATTTCATCGCTTGTTAATATTCAGCCACTATTtgaaatttaataaaaaaataaagta encodes the following:
- the LOC104225915 gene encoding pentatricopeptide repeat-containing protein At5g43790-like, giving the protein MNTLSPKSVHPIFKLIEQCKNIATLKQVHAQMITTGLILHTYPLSRILISSSTLAATNSYALTIFNQVSNPTIFLFNTLISSSLARKDDQLHFSLALYSRILTQTTLKPNNYTYPSLFKACSSQPWLQHGRALHTHVLKFLEPPYDHFVQASLLNFYSMSGELGVARFLFDQITRPDLASWNSILTAYAHNTSVQSEASFDNAYDSTNLSLEVLLLFNQMQKSLTSPNEVSLVALISACADLGALSQGIWAHSFVLRNGLKLNRFVGTTLVTMYANCGRLDIARQLFDQLFERDTYCYNAMIRGLAVHGLGLEALDLFEKMELEGLVPDDVTMLVIICACSHVGLVDQGCEFFESMKEDYGIEPKLEHYGTLVDLLGRAGRVKEAEEIVQTIPMKPNAVLWRSLLGAAHVHGNLEVGKSALKQLIQLDPKTSGNYVLLSNMYASLNKWDDVKNVRKLMKDHGIDKAPGSSIVDIDGAMHEFLIGDKTHPHAKRIYLKLDEMNRRLQEQGHKSGTREVLFDIEEEEKEDALSYHSERLAIAYALIASNSGAPIRIIKNLRVCSDCHAATKLISRIYEREIIVRDRSRFHHFRNGTCSCLDYW